In the Nitrospirales bacterium LBB_01 genome, one interval contains:
- a CDS encoding site-specific DNA-methyltransferase: MNYLPERSALTGDCTVRDEAMDFGGIRASEGVNSIHAYPAMFHPRLVRQLIESYSQRGDYVLDPFMGSGVSAVEASVSDRNYVGFDINPLAILIAKVRTTPIKKEILMNMLLRIIRQYDKITPNPPVFPNINFWFSKERILSISKIITSIENIGNDDVQRFYKITLSETIRAVSQTKPNEFKLVRRKNPCNFETLELFSTKSMKNIKSLDDYYAINRIYHRPNIQLVNTLTDDIPLEDNSISLLITSPPYGDSQTTVAYGQFSRLSLQWLNLPHDADKKSLGCKPIAINNDVTSQTLYSVVNIISKQDSKRAMHVFSFYYDLFQCVKKLVPKIKIDGYIVFVVGNRTVKGTQLPTDVICAEMFESLGFNRIETRVRLIGNKRMPHENSPTNIIGEKAPTMKYEYIVVCKRIK; this comes from the coding sequence ATGAACTACCTGCCAGAACGAAGCGCTCTAACTGGAGACTGCACTGTCAGGGATGAAGCGATGGATTTTGGAGGCATCCGAGCAAGTGAGGGTGTAAATTCAATCCATGCGTATCCAGCGATGTTTCATCCTCGTCTGGTAAGGCAGCTTATTGAAAGTTACTCTCAGAGGGGCGATTATGTCTTAGACCCATTTATGGGCTCAGGCGTCTCAGCTGTTGAAGCCTCCGTGTCAGATCGTAACTATGTGGGATTTGATATAAACCCTTTGGCAATTTTAATTGCGAAGGTTAGAACTACCCCTATAAAAAAAGAAATTTTAATGAATATGCTTCTAAGAATTATTAGACAGTACGATAAAATCACCCCAAACCCTCCAGTATTTCCAAATATCAACTTCTGGTTTTCAAAAGAGAGAATTCTGTCTATTTCTAAGATAATCACTTCTATAGAAAATATTGGTAATGATGACGTACAAAGATTTTATAAAATAACATTATCTGAAACTATCAGAGCAGTATCTCAAACAAAACCCAATGAATTTAAACTGGTTAGACGTAAAAATCCCTGCAATTTTGAAACCCTTGAATTATTCTCAACTAAATCAATGAAAAATATAAAATCTCTTGATGACTATTATGCGATAAATAGGATTTATCATAGACCAAATATCCAGTTAGTAAATACACTAACAGATGATATTCCTTTAGAGGACAACAGCATTTCACTTCTAATCACATCTCCGCCTTATGGTGATTCACAAACAACGGTAGCTTATGGGCAGTTTTCAAGGTTGTCGCTTCAATGGCTAAACCTTCCACATGATGCAGACAAAAAATCACTGGGCTGTAAACCAATTGCAATAAATAATGACGTCACATCTCAAACTCTATACTCTGTAGTAAATATTATTTCAAAGCAGGATTCAAAAAGGGCAATGCACGTTTTTTCATTTTATTATGATTTGTTTCAATGTGTGAAAAAACTTGTTCCAAAAATAAAGATAGACGGTTACATAGTGTTTGTAGTTGGCAACCGGACAGTTAAGGGCACTCAGTTGCCGACTGATGTTATATGTGCAGAGATGTTTGAATCGCTTGGGTTTAATCGTATAGAAACACGAGTGCGCTTAATCGGAAACAAAAGAATGCCGCATGAAAATTCCCCTACAAATATAATCGGAGAAAAAGCACCTACTATGAAATATGAATATATCGTAGTTTGCAAGAGAATTAAGTGA
- a CDS encoding SDR family oxidoreductase — MENSASNIRPCALITGSSRGIGRAIAVRFAKCGTDVAVNYSREGGKSESAAKALVEEFKSLGVNAVSIKADISKKDEVKYLIAETISNLGRLDYLILNAAKAPFKPIEKLFERELTDLVRTNYMGNIFCVQEALPHLEAAGGKIVFISSLGSKYYNASYPLGSMKAAMEAVVRDLSETLSKRGISVNAVSGGIVKTDSFKVLRQYVEGLDVMPESFFVTPDELADVVYFLCSDQSRGISGQTIVVDRGMSNSLFRNFTK; from the coding sequence ATGGAAAACAGCGCAAGTAATATAAGGCCATGTGCTTTAATAACCGGCAGTTCCCGTGGCATAGGGCGGGCAATAGCCGTGCGGTTTGCTAAATGTGGCACTGACGTTGCCGTTAACTATTCCCGTGAGGGCGGAAAGTCCGAGAGTGCCGCAAAAGCACTCGTTGAGGAATTTAAATCGCTGGGAGTTAACGCTGTTTCAATAAAAGCTGATATTTCAAAAAAAGACGAGGTTAAATACCTGATTGCTGAGACCATCAGCAACTTAGGCCGTCTTGACTATCTTATTTTAAACGCCGCAAAGGCTCCGTTTAAACCGATTGAGAAACTCTTTGAACGGGAGCTTACCGATCTTGTCAGAACTAACTATATGGGCAATATATTTTGTGTTCAAGAAGCACTGCCGCACTTAGAGGCAGCCGGAGGGAAAATAGTATTCATATCAAGTCTTGGCAGCAAGTACTACAATGCAAGCTACCCGCTTGGCAGCATGAAGGCGGCTATGGAGGCCGTTGTCAGGGATTTATCGGAGACACTTTCCAAAAGAGGAATATCCGTCAATGCCGTCTCAGGCGGAATTGTGAAAACCGATTCATTTAAGGTTTTAAGACAGTACGTTGAGGGACTTGACGTGATGCCGGAGTCGTTTTTTGTAACACCTGATGAATTAGCCGACGTCGTGTATTTTCTGTGCAGCGACCAAAGCCGCGGTATATCGGGGCAGACAATTGTGGTTGACCGCGGCATGAGCAACAGTCTATTTAGAAACTTTACAAAATAA
- a CDS encoding beta-ketoacyl-[acyl-carrier-protein] synthase family protein, whose protein sequence is MNLEHKKRRVVVTGFGMVTPLGVTADETFENARLGRSGIREITNFDTKGLPCTVGGEVNGSWDINIKAVNSEIDVKRLEKYVTRGSRFMIGATDEALKRAKLSAKTIPETAGVALGFHGENPVVSDMVFLHRFYDGKGGWDIEGLRNKGGYSYFNFFRRKSDVGSTLLSALFNCKGPNLAIASACAAGSQAIGEACALIKSGDTDVMIAGGCESSLNFTGFIGFVLIKALVEKYSSPDAASRPFDRKRNGFVMSEGAGAVILEELSHAKRRGADIYAEIKGYGSSADAYRITDMHPKGEGAVIAMRAALEDASLTPSDIGYINAHGTSTLQNDATETMAIKEVFGSLADTVPISSNKSMLGHTIAAAGAIECILSIMGINSSTILPTINYEFPDPKCSLNYVPNAAIERQHRFVLSNSFGFGGQNACLCIGAVD, encoded by the coding sequence ATGAATTTAGAGCACAAAAAGCGCCGGGTAGTTGTTACAGGCTTTGGTATGGTAACTCCGCTTGGAGTAACAGCAGATGAGACATTTGAAAATGCGCGTTTAGGGCGCTCCGGCATAAGAGAGATTACCAACTTTGACACAAAGGGGCTGCCCTGTACGGTTGGCGGTGAGGTTAATGGCTCATGGGACATAAACATTAAAGCTGTCAACAGTGAAATAGATGTTAAACGCCTTGAAAAATATGTGACAAGGGGCTCAAGGTTTATGATAGGGGCTACTGATGAGGCACTTAAGAGAGCTAAGTTAAGTGCCAAAACCATACCGGAGACAGCAGGAGTAGCTCTTGGTTTTCACGGCGAGAATCCTGTGGTTAGCGACATGGTATTTCTACACAGGTTTTATGACGGAAAAGGCGGATGGGACATTGAGGGGCTTAGGAACAAAGGGGGATACTCTTACTTTAACTTCTTTAGGCGAAAGTCAGATGTGGGTTCAACACTTCTGTCTGCGCTTTTTAACTGTAAGGGGCCTAATCTTGCCATAGCAAGCGCATGTGCGGCAGGCTCTCAAGCAATTGGCGAGGCGTGTGCGCTTATAAAGTCCGGCGATACCGATGTGATGATAGCCGGCGGGTGTGAGTCTTCGCTTAATTTTACCGGATTTATCGGTTTTGTGCTTATAAAGGCATTGGTTGAGAAATATTCGTCACCGGATGCTGCCTCACGTCCGTTTGACAGAAAGAGAAATGGCTTTGTTATGTCTGAGGGCGCTGGGGCTGTAATTTTAGAAGAGCTTAGTCATGCTAAAAGACGCGGCGCTGACATTTATGCTGAAATCAAAGGTTATGGCTCCTCTGCCGACGCCTACAGAATTACCGATATGCACCCAAAGGGAGAGGGCGCTGTAATTGCCATGCGAGCCGCCCTTGAGGATGCCTCACTTACCCCCTCAGATATTGGATATATAAACGCTCACGGCACATCCACACTTCAAAACGATGCCACAGAAACTATGGCAATTAAAGAGGTATTTGGCTCCCTTGCTGACACTGTTCCGATAAGTTCTAATAAATCTATGCTTGGACATACAATAGCCGCAGCAGGAGCTATTGAGTGTATTCTTAGTATCATGGGTATCAATAGTTCAACGATTCTTCCTACAATTAACTATGAATTTCCAGACCCCAAGTGCAGCCTTAACTACGTTCCCAATGCTGCCATTGAGCGGCAGCATAGATTTGTGCTTTCCAACTCCTTTGGCTTTGGCGGTCAAAACGCCTGTCTTTGTATCGGCGCTGTTGATTAA
- a CDS encoding winged helix-turn-helix domain-containing protein produces MIKKIQVLEHLSEAEIKALLEPFIERALTGNIATAKEIKKAFEHSIHKTTIYRILKRNGWRKIVPRPFHVEAKRDEQEEFKQNLETMLFCRAETQQISVR; encoded by the coding sequence ATGATAAAAAAGATACAAGTATTAGAACATCTAAGCGAGGCAGAGATAAAAGCACTTCTTGAACCGTTTATAGAGAGAGCCCTTACCGGTAATATAGCTACAGCAAAAGAAATTAAGAAAGCTTTTGAACATAGTATTCATAAAACAACAATCTATAGGATTCTCAAGAGGAATGGGTGGAGAAAAATAGTACCAAGACCATTTCATGTTGAAGCAAAGAGAGATGAACAGGAGGAATTTAAACAAAATTTAGAGACGATGTTGTTTTGCAGGGCAGAAACCCAGCAGATAAGCGTCCGGTGA
- a CDS encoding 4-hydroxy-tetrahydrodipicolinate synthase: MFKGSIVAIVTPFKNGKFDEKAYGDLIQWHIKEGTSAIVPCGTTGESATLEYDEHYRVIQVAIEAANKKVPIIAGTGANATEETIKMTKEAQKLGADASLLVCPYYNKPTQEGLYRHYKAVAEAVDIPIVLYNVPGRTALNMLPQTVARLAEIKNIVAIKEATGDMKQVSEVIRLCGDKIAVISGDDFTTFPLMLLGGSGVISVTANVMPKDMAQMCALTAAGKIDEARAIHYKLDILNAAMFIETNPIPVKTALAMMGMIAEEFRLPLCEMSKPNRDKLKDILSSYKLI; encoded by the coding sequence ATGTTTAAAGGCTCAATTGTAGCTATAGTGACGCCGTTTAAAAACGGTAAATTTGACGAGAAAGCGTATGGAGATTTAATTCAGTGGCATATAAAAGAAGGGACATCAGCAATCGTTCCATGCGGGACAACCGGAGAGTCCGCCACTTTAGAATATGACGAGCACTACCGGGTCATACAGGTAGCAATTGAAGCGGCAAATAAAAAGGTTCCAATAATAGCTGGCACGGGAGCTAATGCTACAGAAGAGACAATCAAGATGACAAAAGAAGCCCAAAAGCTTGGCGCTGACGCTTCATTGCTCGTCTGCCCATACTACAACAAACCCACTCAAGAGGGCTTATACCGCCACTACAAAGCCGTGGCTGAGGCTGTTGATATTCCCATAGTTTTATATAATGTTCCCGGTAGAACCGCACTGAATATGCTGCCTCAGACTGTGGCACGCCTTGCCGAAATCAAAAACATTGTGGCTATAAAAGAGGCCACAGGCGATATGAAACAAGTCAGTGAAGTGATACGCCTTTGCGGCGACAAGATAGCCGTAATATCCGGCGATGACTTTACCACATTTCCGCTTATGTTGTTGGGCGGCTCTGGCGTTATATCGGTAACTGCCAATGTTATGCCAAAAGATATGGCACAGATGTGTGCGTTGACGGCTGCCGGAAAAATTGACGAGGCCAGAGCTATACATTACAAATTGGATATTCTTAATGCCGCTATGTTTATTGAAACAAATCCCATACCGGTTAAGACGGCGCTTGCCATGATGGGCATGATTGCGGAGGAATTCAGACTTCCGCTCTGTGAGATGTCTAAGCCAAACAGAGATAAACTAAAAGATATTCTATCCTCTTATAAATTAATTTAA
- a CDS encoding diaminopimelate epimerase: protein MKVKFTKMHGLGNDFVLFDLIQDKRLKDIDWPKLSKKLSDRHFGIGCDQILLLSKADGADFSMLIFNADGSEIEMCGNGIRCLAKYIWDTGLYYSEKLNIETLAGVIKPHKAGQLVMVDMGAPEFEGRKIPVNMDGRVVDYPLNVDGREFNITCVSMGNQHAVIFVDNVDSYPVEQVGSLIETNKFFPKRTNVEFIEVLNKDEIKMRVWERGAGETLACGTGACASVAAAAFKGLTDRKVLVHLRGGDLDIMWNEKNNRIYMTGPAVTVFTGEIDIETYEI, encoded by the coding sequence ATGAAAGTTAAATTTACTAAAATGCACGGACTCGGTAACGATTTCGTGCTATTTGATTTGATACAAGACAAGCGTCTTAAGGATATAGATTGGCCTAAACTATCGAAGAAACTTAGCGACAGACACTTTGGCATAGGGTGCGACCAAATCCTTCTTCTTTCTAAGGCAGATGGCGCTGACTTCTCTATGCTGATTTTTAATGCTGACGGCTCAGAGATTGAGATGTGCGGAAACGGGATCAGATGTCTCGCAAAATATATTTGGGATACCGGATTGTACTATAGTGAAAAGCTGAACATAGAAACTCTTGCAGGAGTTATTAAACCACACAAAGCAGGGCAGCTTGTAATGGTTGACATGGGAGCGCCTGAGTTTGAAGGCAGGAAAATCCCTGTTAACATGGACGGCAGAGTTGTTGACTATCCGCTTAATGTTGACGGCAGAGAGTTTAATATAACCTGTGTATCAATGGGCAATCAGCACGCCGTTATTTTTGTGGATAATGTTGACTCCTATCCGGTTGAGCAAGTTGGCAGTTTAATAGAGACCAACAAGTTTTTTCCAAAGAGAACCAATGTTGAATTTATAGAAGTGCTAAACAAAGATGAGATAAAAATGCGAGTGTGGGAACGCGGAGCCGGTGAGACGCTTGCATGCGGCACTGGAGCATGTGCATCGGTTGCAGCAGCAGCCTTTAAGGGATTAACAGACAGGAAAGTACTTGTTCATCTCAGAGGCGGCGATCTTGACATAATGTGGAATGAAAAAAATAATCGTATATATATGACAGGCCCGGCAGTAACCGTGTTTACCGGCGAAATTGATATTGAAACTTATGAAATCTAA
- the lysA gene encoding diaminopimelate decarboxylase: MHYFEYKNNRLYAEDVPLETLAETYGTPLYVYSHKTLLRHFKAYDTSFKDFPHIICFAIKANSNASILKLFANEGGGADIVSGGELYRAKAAGISSEKIVYAGVGKKEDEIAYALNENILMFNVESEQELAAINKVAANLGKCARVALRINPDINPQTHPYISTGLKKNKFGIPYEGALEFYKQASKLKNIEVVGIHKHIGSQIINITPFLDALNRIVALIDQLKAVGIGIKYLDIGGGLGIQYLDEVPPHPEELAKKVIPIVAGRDITIIMEPGRALVGNAGILLSKVLYVKKGSDRDFIIVDSGMNDLMRPAMYGAYHHIMPVKKTKRKNVFADIVGPICESSDFVGKDRDIQSFEPGELAAIMSAGAYGSSMSSNYNSRPRAAEVLVSGTEHYLIRQRETYEDLVRGEKIPDFLK, from the coding sequence TTGCACTACTTTGAATACAAAAACAACCGGCTGTATGCTGAGGACGTACCACTTGAGACGTTGGCTGAGACCTACGGCACTCCCCTGTACGTTTATAGTCATAAAACACTGCTAAGACATTTTAAAGCATACGACACGTCTTTTAAGGATTTTCCTCATATAATATGTTTTGCCATTAAGGCTAACTCTAATGCCTCAATTCTTAAACTGTTTGCCAATGAAGGCGGAGGGGCCGATATTGTCTCAGGCGGCGAGCTGTATCGCGCAAAAGCCGCAGGGATTTCCTCTGAGAAAATCGTATATGCGGGCGTTGGTAAAAAAGAGGACGAAATCGCTTATGCCTTAAACGAAAACATCCTGATGTTCAATGTAGAATCAGAGCAGGAGCTTGCCGCTATTAACAAGGTTGCCGCTAATTTGGGAAAATGCGCTCGTGTGGCCCTTAGAATTAATCCCGATATTAACCCTCAAACGCACCCCTATATTTCAACCGGATTAAAGAAAAACAAGTTCGGAATTCCTTATGAAGGAGCGCTTGAGTTTTACAAACAAGCGTCAAAACTTAAAAATATAGAGGTCGTAGGAATTCACAAACACATCGGCTCCCAGATTATAAATATTACGCCGTTTCTTGACGCTCTAAACCGTATTGTTGCGCTTATTGACCAACTGAAAGCTGTGGGGATAGGCATAAAATATCTTGACATCGGGGGCGGACTTGGCATTCAGTATCTGGACGAGGTGCCGCCGCATCCTGAAGAGCTTGCAAAGAAAGTGATTCCTATAGTGGCAGGACGCGATATTACCATCATCATGGAGCCCGGGCGGGCGCTGGTCGGAAACGCCGGCATACTGCTTTCAAAAGTATTATACGTGAAAAAAGGCTCTGATAGGGACTTTATAATAGTGGACTCCGGCATGAACGACCTTATGCGGCCTGCCATGTACGGCGCTTATCACCACATTATGCCGGTCAAAAAAACCAAACGAAAGAACGTGTTTGCAGATATTGTAGGCCCAATATGCGAATCCAGTGACTTTGTCGGTAAAGACAGAGATATTCAAAGTTTTGAACCTGGTGAGCTTGCCGCTATTATGAGCGCAGGAGCTTACGGCTCCTCTATGAGTTCTAACTATAACAGCAGACCGCGCGCAGCCGAGGTGCTTGTAAGCGGCACAGAACACTACCTTATCCGCCAAAGGGAAACCTATGAAGACCTTGTCCGAGGCGAGAAAATCCCGGACTTTTTGAAATAA
- the tal gene encoding transaldolase, protein MSKENPLIELKKAGQSFWYDNISREFISSGQLKSMIDNDGLLGITSNPSIFYKSIKNGKEYDKQMAELFKTPEVTPKEVFYGLEIKDIVDAAAVMYPVYEATKGVDGYVSIEVDPNFASDVQTTISEALDLFKRINRPNIMIKVPATKEGVEAVRELTAQGVNVNVTLLFSVKRYEDAVMAYIEGLEEALKRGGSIADTASVASFFISRIDTAIDKIFDARINATTNPDEKDWIESLKGKASVAYAKSAYQSMVALFSTERFLALKQRGARVQRLLWASTSTKNPAYSDTLYVDSLIGPQTINTMPHETVIAFKDHGTVQRTVDQGLDDASDILDDMSDLNINLDVVTAMLEEDGVRLFVEAFNSILDLIEEKKSAI, encoded by the coding sequence ATGTCAAAGGAAAATCCGCTTATAGAATTGAAAAAAGCCGGTCAGAGTTTCTGGTATGATAACATAAGCAGGGAGTTTATAAGTTCAGGGCAGTTAAAAAGCATGATAGACAATGACGGTCTTTTAGGAATCACGTCAAATCCGAGTATCTTTTATAAATCCATAAAAAACGGCAAAGAGTATGACAAACAGATGGCAGAGCTATTCAAAACACCAGAAGTTACTCCGAAGGAGGTGTTTTATGGGCTTGAGATTAAAGACATCGTTGATGCCGCCGCTGTGATGTATCCGGTGTATGAGGCCACTAAGGGGGTGGATGGTTACGTAAGCATAGAGGTTGACCCAAACTTTGCCAGCGATGTGCAGACTACTATTTCTGAGGCGCTGGACTTATTTAAACGCATTAACAGGCCTAACATAATGATAAAGGTACCGGCAACAAAAGAGGGAGTTGAAGCGGTAAGAGAGCTTACAGCTCAAGGCGTCAATGTAAATGTGACACTGCTTTTTTCTGTAAAGCGATATGAGGACGCTGTTATGGCATACATAGAGGGACTTGAGGAGGCGCTAAAAAGAGGAGGCAGCATAGCTGACACCGCATCGGTTGCAAGTTTTTTCATAAGCCGGATAGACACCGCTATTGATAAAATATTTGACGCCCGCATAAATGCTACCACAAATCCTGATGAAAAGGATTGGATAGAATCCCTTAAAGGAAAAGCATCGGTTGCGTACGCTAAGAGCGCTTATCAGTCAATGGTAGCGTTGTTTTCAACGGAACGTTTTTTAGCGCTAAAACAGCGCGGCGCCCGTGTTCAGAGGCTACTTTGGGCAAGCACAAGCACAAAGAACCCGGCTTACAGCGACACCCTGTATGTTGATTCACTGATTGGCCCTCAAACCATTAACACCATGCCGCATGAAACGGTGATTGCCTTTAAAGACCACGGCACAGTGCAGCGAACTGTTGACCAAGGACTTGATGATGCCTCAGATATTCTTGACGATATGAGCGATTTAAATATTAACCTCGATGTTGTTACCGCTATGCTTGAAGAGGACGGTGTGCGCCTGTTTGTCGAGGCATTTAACTCCATTCTTGATCTCATAGAGGAAAAGAAATCTGCTATTTAG
- a CDS encoding glycosyltransferase family 39 protein: MKADSPVVFTRSDTPPYLVLARELLSTGSFTNGSTPEVFRTPAYPVFLIPGLLFCHVEIVTALIQIVLSSLTVYLVYKTALVIFKDDTTARAASLLYAFEQLSIVYSLILLTETLFTFALMCFIFYVVKLLKTPSMRYALAAGIFAAMCSYIRPVALYLSTATVIFLGAYLFFLKTRLKKKRLFIYTAAILLISISLTGVWQMRNFKETGYSKFSSVSDFNLYFYHRVSIIAKKEKLSFYQVQDTEERKFKQIVKELGFVGSLAYMQKEALNTIKGNINVFVPIYIKGIATVLLSPGATEYAQLLSYKGRTDIFSGTLDSSILQVFKEALSQTPFLLTINVCFGLLMVLYYFFMVIASVNIKKTDPACFFMFLVLAYFLLLSGGVTGYGRFRHPVMPVISILGGYGVVLILARIKTIKSLK; the protein is encoded by the coding sequence TTGAAAGCAGACTCGCCAGTTGTTTTTACACGCTCCGATACTCCCCCCTACCTGGTGTTGGCAAGGGAATTGCTCTCAACCGGTTCATTCACTAATGGCTCCACACCTGAGGTATTTAGAACTCCGGCTTATCCGGTTTTTCTTATCCCCGGACTTCTGTTCTGTCATGTTGAAATTGTAACAGCGCTGATTCAAATTGTGCTTAGTTCACTGACAGTGTATCTTGTCTATAAGACCGCTTTAGTTATCTTTAAAGATGACACTACCGCCCGTGCTGCCTCATTACTGTATGCTTTTGAGCAGCTGTCCATTGTGTATTCATTGATTTTGCTTACGGAAACTCTGTTTACTTTCGCTCTGATGTGTTTTATTTTTTATGTTGTAAAACTTCTGAAAACTCCCTCTATGCGATACGCTTTAGCAGCCGGTATTTTTGCTGCAATGTGTTCATACATAAGACCAGTGGCGCTCTATCTTTCTACAGCTACGGTTATATTTTTGGGCGCATATTTGTTTTTTTTGAAAACCCGGTTGAAAAAGAAACGCTTATTTATATATACAGCAGCCATTCTTCTAATTTCAATTTCTCTGACAGGCGTGTGGCAGATGAGAAACTTTAAAGAAACCGGCTATAGCAAGTTTTCGTCAGTCTCTGATTTCAATCTCTATTTCTACCACAGGGTATCAATCATAGCAAAAAAGGAAAAACTCTCATTTTATCAAGTACAGGATACTGAGGAAAGAAAATTCAAACAAATAGTCAAAGAGCTTGGATTTGTTGGCAGCCTTGCCTATATGCAAAAAGAGGCACTCAACACCATAAAGGGAAACATCAATGTCTTTGTTCCAATCTATATAAAAGGGATTGCAACAGTTTTACTTTCCCCGGGGGCAACCGAATACGCACAACTGTTAAGCTATAAAGGAAGGACGGATATTTTTAGCGGCACACTTGACTCCTCTATCCTTCAAGTGTTTAAAGAAGCGCTGAGTCAAACGCCTTTTTTGCTTACTATTAACGTGTGCTTCGGTCTGTTGATGGTCTTATACTATTTTTTTATGGTAATAGCATCGGTAAATATAAAAAAGACAGACCCCGCCTGCTTCTTTATGTTTTTGGTGTTAGCGTATTTTTTGTTACTTTCGGGCGGAGTAACGGGGTATGGCAGGTTCAGGCATCCGGTGATGCCGGTTATTTCCATTTTGGGAGGCTATGGAGTTGTCTTAATTTTAGCCCGCATTAAAACCATTAAGTCATTGAAATAA
- a CDS encoding glycosyltransferase family 2 protein — protein MKVSIVIPIFNERNTIEEIIRRVENAPIGNNEREIIIVDDYSTDGSREYLQQAENKKGYLKVMYHSRNFGKGAALRTGFAAATGEVIIIQDADMEYDPNEYQKLLSPIEQGVADVVYGSRFLGGPHRVLYYWHYIGNRILTMLSNMLTNINLTDMETCYKVFRKEVLNGIELVENRFGFEPEFTSKIAKRDLKIYEVPISYYGRTYAEGKKINWKDGIKAIYCIIWYNLFG, from the coding sequence TTGAAGGTATCAATAGTAATACCGATATTTAACGAAAGAAACACGATAGAGGAGATAATAAGACGAGTTGAAAATGCTCCCATCGGAAATAATGAAAGAGAAATAATCATAGTGGATGATTATTCAACTGACGGTTCAAGGGAATATTTACAACAGGCTGAAAATAAAAAGGGGTACTTAAAGGTAATGTATCACAGTCGGAATTTTGGAAAGGGCGCCGCTCTTCGCACCGGGTTTGCTGCTGCAACAGGAGAAGTAATAATAATTCAGGATGCCGACATGGAATATGACCCAAACGAATACCAAAAACTTCTCAGTCCAATTGAGCAGGGTGTGGCGGATGTTGTTTATGGTTCAAGGTTTTTGGGAGGCCCGCACAGAGTGCTCTACTACTGGCACTATATAGGAAACAGAATTCTTACCATGCTTTCAAACATGCTTACAAACATTAACCTGACGGACATGGAAACCTGCTATAAGGTCTTTCGCAAAGAAGTCCTTAACGGCATTGAGCTTGTAGAAAACCGCTTTGGATTTGAACCTGAATTTACCTCTAAGATTGCTAAAAGGGACCTGAAAATATATGAAGTTCCAATTTCATATTACGGACGCACCTATGCTGAGGGTAAAAAAATCAACTGGAAAGACGGCATTAAGGCTATATATTGTATAATTTGGTACAACCTCTTCGGTTAA
- a CDS encoding MBL fold metallo-hydrolase: protein MGLLLKCFIVGPLQVNCYVVSDDDTKEAIVIDPGDEPDRIIDYVTEKSLNLKSVVCTHTHFDHIGGIPEIKEALNPLLLIHTDDRTIYESAKEMAAFWGHEMDNMPKPDEFLSEGDKITVGSYSFEVIHTPGHTWGGICLYGEGIVITGDTLFEGSVGRTDLPGGNALDLKKSFKRLMVLPPQTRVFPGHGPETTISHEIKYNFYNSE from the coding sequence ATGGGATTATTACTTAAGTGTTTCATCGTAGGCCCTTTGCAGGTCAACTGTTATGTTGTCTCGGATGATGACACCAAAGAGGCCATAGTGATAGACCCAGGTGATGAGCCTGACAGAATTATTGATTATGTAACAGAAAAATCACTGAACTTAAAGAGTGTTGTTTGTACGCACACGCATTTTGACCACATAGGGGGGATTCCTGAGATAAAGGAAGCCCTTAACCCCCTTCTTTTAATCCATACCGATGATCGTACCATATACGAATCGGCTAAAGAGATGGCAGCGTTTTGGGGTCACGAGATGGACAATATGCCAAAGCCCGATGAGTTTCTCTCTGAGGGTGATAAGATAACAGTTGGCAGTTACAGTTTTGAAGTGATTCATACACCAGGGCACACGTGGGGTGGAATCTGTCTTTACGGCGAGGGAATTGTCATAACTGGCGATACGTTGTTTGAGGGCTCAGTGGGACGAACAGACCTTCCTGGAGGCAATGCGCTGGATTTAAAAAAGTCCTTTAAGCGGCTAATGGTATTACCGCCTCAGACAAGGGTATTTCCAGGGCACGGCCCTGAGACCACCATATCACATGAAATAAAGTACAATTTCTACAACTCAGAGTAG